The following are encoded together in the Phragmites australis chromosome 19, lpPhrAust1.1, whole genome shotgun sequence genome:
- the LOC133900985 gene encoding uncharacterized protein LOC133900985 has protein sequence MFVPQPSSSSSSLPPRPRSSAGGAKEGGLGSESSGTGSATEARSRAREPEDQGRCGSVTTASAQAGPPLETGSTVEARPRAPEPGDQGRCSGSAPEVSTPAEPEPQAPPCPEPRAATAPELPAPAEPAPSTSRMGRMASARVVPTWQQSGTPSASAERARRGPSTQPSSSQAAEPLPDVLGSSREMIERLEAAVVGERAQLEADRTALVEERGRLEEVGRLLEARIASASVNHEREKRVVAEEQEALGEIREEAVAAQEEATRLGEISW, from the coding sequence ATGTTCGTACCCCagccgtcgtcctcgtcgtcgtcgttgccTCCACGGCCTCGGTCGTCGGCGGGTGgtgcgaaggagggaggcctgGGCAGCGAGTCGTCCGGCACGGGGtccgcgacggaggcgaggtccaGGGCGCGGGAGCCCGAAGACCAAGGCCGGTGCGGGAGCGTaactacagcgagtgcccaagccggcccgccaCTGGAGACGGGCTCCACGGTGGAGGCGAGGCCCAGGGCGCCGGAGCCCGGAGACCAAGGTCGGTGCAGTGGGAGCGCGCCTGAGGTGAGCACGCCGGCCGAGCCggagccgcaggcgccgccctgcccaGAGCCGAGGGCAGCGACCGCGCCCGAGTTGCCAGCGCcggccgagcccgccccgagtACTTCGAGGATGGGGCGAATGGCCTCGGCGAGGGTGGTGCCAACGTGGCAAcaatcggggaccccgagcgcctctgcagagagggctcgtagGGGACCCAGCACCCAGCCGTCGTCCAGCCAGGCCgccgaacccctcccggacgtgctaggaagctcCCGGGAgatgatcgagcggctggaggcagcCGTGGTGGGGGAGCGGGCGCAGCTCGAGGCAGACCGCACCGCCCTCGTCGAGGAGAGGGGGCGTCTGGAGGAGGTCGGCCGgcttttggaggcccgcatcgcctcgGCCAGCGTGAACCATGAGAGGGAGAAGCGCGTGGTGGCCGAGGAGCAGGAGGCGCTGGGGGAGATACGCGAAGAAGCCGTTgccgcgcaggaggaggccaccCGCTTGGGGGAGATATCGTGGTAG